From the genome of Neodiprion pinetum isolate iyNeoPine1 chromosome 3, iyNeoPine1.2, whole genome shotgun sequence, one region includes:
- the pds5 gene encoding sister chromatid cohesion protein PDS5 homolog B isoform X1, protein MSEIVYPQGCRSVTEDLGPDELIRRLKTLAHTLQAMGQDEGMYQQYIPLALHLAEDHFLMHQSKDVQLLIACCIADVLRVYAPEAPYKDADQVKTIFLFLIKQLSGLKDPKDPAFKRYFYLLENLAYVKSFNMCFELEDCQEIFCALFSLMFKIVNDEHSGKVKSFMLDVLCPLITESDIVGNELLDIILMNIVEPNKTQKKNAYLLAKELVIKCSDTLEPYIQAFFNHVLILGKEEKGLQICKKVYDLIYELNHICPSVLLSVLPQLECKLKSSLENERLGAVALLARMFSEKGSQLAIQHTQLWRAFLGRFNDISVSIRIKCVQYSMHFLLNHSELRKDITDTLKLRQHDADESVRYEVVMAIVTTARRDFEVVSDSEDLLEFVKERTLDKKFKIRKEAMSGLAMIYKKHLNDADVPQATKKAVTWIKDKILHGYYMAGMEDRLLVERLLNTCLVPYQLSPEERMKKLYHLLGTIDDHASKAFVELQKHQLAVRRSVVEWVEITKKPESPSRDRDLLAKVSQISRFLPDPMKAQEFLQKFSLHMKKDPTLLQGMETIVQPNVTCKECAETTSLVLKKLGQPVMTNLYYNTIKMLLERVSSVMIDEEAIRVLIGYVLDCLKGGNVIEEVGLNPNNAGEKGLRLLVMLSFVFGPHFLHADILMRLVNLLELDDEMVAPLVLSIFTFLGKYKSLSEVAPDIMNLMVPLCKTFAETGTPKQAKQAIRCLFVNMANIHDSIFPEIIERIKNTLTPTSEHYRTSIVTLGHIAYNLPDKYQIQIKNMVSRKIVKELLVKENSEQTTDVIEGDWCREDQLPEETRCRLEALKCMARWLLGLKSDVLSAQKTFRMLNAFVVNKGDLLQQGRLSRAEMSWLRLQAGCSMLKICEQKGVGDQFTAEQFYNLSQLMVDEVPQVREAFGGKLHKGLGRGIPNKCLPLDFMGYYALAGKEQDKRLKYLLKTYMQTDINKRRDYVKTLSLGTVDKAMGQLPHILPDYMLVFAVPILAHDPEFTNYNDVSQLKVIQQCLWYILEPLITKNEFYCYGFYKNLIERMKSHKDALKPEDDNVNYKLWAVCDLAMNVIFSKTTNFDLKEFPSETRIPTMYFKKADELLVNSKNYLPAEMQVNMSSPKAKGLLHNTHMGNDRPQRRTKSKQQKEVGIGPNETDARLQIGEMECIDAQPAEASETRIQLPGLDDEIEEPPAKRMHRDSDKINLK, encoded by the exons CCCGAGGCTCCGTACAAAGATGCTGACcag gtgaagacaatatttttattcctcatCAAACAGCTGTCAGGTCTGAAGGATCCAAAAGATCCGGCTTTTAAGCGGTACTTTTACTTGCTTGAAAATTTGGCTTATGTGAAATCTTTTAATATGTGCTTCGAACTGGAAGATTGTCAAGAAATATTCTGCGCGTTGTTTTCACTCATGTTCAAAATAGTCAA CGACGAGCACTCTGGAAAAGTAAAAAGCTTTATGCTGGATGTGTTATGTCCACTTATAACTGAATCGGATATAGTTGGAAACGAGTTATTGGACATAATTCTCATGAATATTGTAGAGCCAAATAAGACTCAGAAAAAGAATGCTTACTTGTTAGCAAAAGAACTTGTGATTAAGTGCAGTGACACTCTAGAACCATATATTCAAGCG TTCTTTAATCACGTGCTGATTCttggaaaagaagagaaaggtCTACAGATATGTAAAAAAGTCTACGACTTGATATACGAATTGAATCACATTTGTCCTAGTGTTCTGCTATCCGTCCTACCACAGTTGGAATGTAAACTGAAATCATCTTTGGAAAACGAGAGGCTGGGTGCCGTAGCTTTACTTGCTAGAATGTTCTCAGAAAAAGGATCGCAGCTAGCTATACAGCATACCCAGCTGTGGCGAGCGTTTCTAGGTAGATTTAACGACATAAGCGTATCAATTCGCATAAAGTGTGTTCAGTATTCAATGCATTTCTTACTGAATCATTCGGAGCTCAGAAAAGACATTACCGATACATTGAAATTAAGGCAACATGATGCAGACGAAAGCGTAAGGTATGAAGTCGTCATGGCAATTGTTACCACCGCACGAAGAGATTTTGAAGTTGTGTCAGACAGTGAAGATCTGCTGGAATTTGTGAAGGAAAGAACACTGGACAAAAAA TTTAAAATTCGGAAAGAAGCTATGTCGGGATTGGCAATGATTTACAAAAAGCATCTCAACGACGCTGACGTACCTCAAGCTACAAAAAAGGCAGTGACTTGGATTaaagataaaattttgcaTGGATATTACATGGCTGGAATGGAAGACAGATTACTTGTCGAAAGGCTACTTAATACGTGTTTAGTGCCGTACCAACTAAGCCCAgaagagagaatgaaaaaattatatcactTATTGGGAACTATCGATGATCATGCATCCAAAGCATTTGTTGAGCTGCAAAAGCATCAATTAGC GGTGAGAAGATCTGTTGTCGAATGGGTTGAGATTACAAAGAAGCCAGAATCTCCCAGTCGTGATCGAGACTTGTTGGCCAAAGTTTCACAGATATCACGTTTTCTACCAGATCCAATGAAGGCACaagaatttttacagaaatttagCCTTCATATGAAGAAAGACCCGACATTGCTTCAAGGAATGGAAACCATTGTACAACCTAATGTTACCTGTAAAGAATGCGCTGAAACTACGAGTTTAGTCCTCAAGAAGCTGGGTCAACCGGTTATGACTAATCTATACTACAACACAATCAAAATGTTGTTAGAGAGAGTAAGCTCAGTCATGATAGATGAAGAAGCAATTCGG gTATTAATTGGATATGTCTTGGATTGTTTAAAAGGAGGTAATGTCATTGAAGAAGTCGGGTTGAATCCGAACAACGCTGGTGAAAAGGGATTGAGATTGCTTGtg ATGTTATCATTCGTTTTTGGCCCTCATTTCCTTCACGCCGACATACTAATGCGTTTGGTCAACTTGTTAGAGCTTGATGATGAAATGGTCGCACCATTGGTCCTGtctatatttacatttttggGAAAATATAAGTCATTGTCTGAGGTGGCCCCTGACATAATGAACCTCATGGTCCCTTTGTGTAAAACATTCGCTGAAACCGGTACTCCGAAACAAGCCAAACAGGCAATTAGGTGCTTGTTTGTTAATATGGCGAATATTCACGATTCCATATTCCCCGAAATCATTGAAAGGATCAAAAACACACTCACACCAACTTCAGAACATTACCGAACATCAATTGTTACATTGGGACATATCGCCTACAATTTGCCTGACAAGTATCAAATACAAATAAAGAATATGGTCTCTAGAAAG ATTGTCAAAGAACTGCTGGTCAAGGAAAACAGTGAACAAACTACAGATGTTATAGAAGGAGACTGGTGTCGAGAAGATCAATTACCCGAAGAAACACGTTGCCGTTTAGAAGCATTAAAATGTATGGCCAGGTGGCTGTTGGGACTTAAAAGTGACGTTCTTTCTGCCCAAAAAACATTCAGAATGCTTAATGCATTTGTAGTAAATAAAGGTGACCTTTTGCAACAAGGCAGATTAAGTAGGGCAGAGATGAGCTGGCTCAGATTGCAGGCTGGGTGCTCGATGCTTAAGATATGCGAGCAGAAGGGAGTAGGAGACCAATTCACGGCGGAGCAATTCTACAATCTATCTCAACTCATGGTT GATGAAGTTCCACAGGTTAGAGAAGCTTTCGGAGGTAAACTTCACAAAGGTCTGGGCAGAGGGATACCAAATAAATGCTTACCTCTTGATTTTATGGGGTATTACGCACTTGCTGGTAAAGAGCAAGATAAGAGGCTGAAATATCTTTTGAAGacatacatgcaaacagacaTTAACAAGAGAAGAGACTATGTAAAAACACTCTCACTGGGAACAGTGGACAAAGCGATGG GTCAATTACCCCACATTTTACCAGACTACATGCTGGTATTTGCGGTGCCAATTCTGGCGCACGATCCCGAGTTCACAAACTATAATGACGTAAGCCAACTTAAGGTCATTCAGCAGTGTCTTTGGTACATCCTGGAGCCACTGATAACCAAAAATGAATTCTACTGTTACGGATTTTACAAAAACCTGAttgaacgaatgaaaagtCACAAGGATGCGTTGAAACCAGAGGATGACAATGTCAACTAT aaacTATGGGCTGTGTGTGATTTAGCTATGAATGTTATATTTTCGAAGACAACAAACTTCGATTTGAAAGAGTTCCCGAGTGAAACCCGCATTCCTACAATGTATTTCAAGAAGGCTGATGAACTCTTGgtaaattctaaaaattatcTGCCTGCTGAAATGCAAGTAAATATGTCCAGTCCCAAAGCAAAAGGTCTACTTCACAATACACACATGGGTAATGACAGGCCTCAACGTAGAACAAAATCGAAACAGCAAAAGGAAGTAGGCATTGGACCGAATGAAACAGACGCCAGA ctgcaaatcggagaaatGGAATGTATTGATGCACAG CCTGCAGAAGCATCAGAGACTAGAATCCAACTTCCTGGATTGGATGATGAg ATCGAAGAACCACCAGCCAAAAGAATGCACAGAGATtctgataaaattaatttgaagtGA
- the pds5 gene encoding sister chromatid cohesion protein PDS5 homolog B isoform X3 — protein sequence MSEIVYPQGCRSVTEDLGPDELIRRLKTLAHTLQAMGQDEGMYQQYIPLALHLAEDHFLMHQSKDVQLLIACCIADVLRVYAPEAPYKDADQVKTIFLFLIKQLSGLKDPKDPAFKRYFYLLENLAYVKSFNMCFELEDCQEIFCALFSLMFKIVNDEHSGKVKSFMLDVLCPLITESDIVGNELLDIILMNIVEPNKTQKKNAYLLAKELVIKCSDTLEPYIQAFFNHVLILGKEEKGLQICKKVYDLIYELNHICPSVLLSVLPQLECKLKSSLENERLGAVALLARMFSEKGSQLAIQHTQLWRAFLGRFNDISVSIRIKCVQYSMHFLLNHSELRKDITDTLKLRQHDADESVRYEVVMAIVTTARRDFEVVSDSEDLLEFVKERTLDKKFKIRKEAMSGLAMIYKKHLNDADVPQATKKAVTWIKDKILHGYYMAGMEDRLLVERLLNTCLVPYQLSPEERMKKLYHLLGTIDDHASKAFVELQKHQLAVRRSVVEWVEITKKPESPSRDRDLLAKVSQISRFLPDPMKAQEFLQKFSLHMKKDPTLLQGMETIVQPNVTCKECAETTSLVLKKLGQPVMTNLYYNTIKMLLERVSSVMIDEEAIRVLIGYVLDCLKGGNVIEEVGLNPNNAGEKGLRLLVIVKELLVKENSEQTTDVIEGDWCREDQLPEETRCRLEALKCMARWLLGLKSDVLSAQKTFRMLNAFVVNKGDLLQQGRLSRAEMSWLRLQAGCSMLKICEQKGVGDQFTAEQFYNLSQLMVDEVPQVREAFGGKLHKGLGRGIPNKCLPLDFMGYYALAGKEQDKRLKYLLKTYMQTDINKRRDYVKTLSLGTVDKAMGQLPHILPDYMLVFAVPILAHDPEFTNYNDVSQLKVIQQCLWYILEPLITKNEFYCYGFYKNLIERMKSHKDALKPEDDNVNYKLWAVCDLAMNVIFSKTTNFDLKEFPSETRIPTMYFKKADELLVNSKNYLPAEMQVNMSSPKAKGLLHNTHMGNDRPQRRTKSKQQKEVGIGPNETDARLQIGEMECIDAQPAEASETRIQLPGLDDEIEEPPAKRMHRDSDKINLK from the exons CCCGAGGCTCCGTACAAAGATGCTGACcag gtgaagacaatatttttattcctcatCAAACAGCTGTCAGGTCTGAAGGATCCAAAAGATCCGGCTTTTAAGCGGTACTTTTACTTGCTTGAAAATTTGGCTTATGTGAAATCTTTTAATATGTGCTTCGAACTGGAAGATTGTCAAGAAATATTCTGCGCGTTGTTTTCACTCATGTTCAAAATAGTCAA CGACGAGCACTCTGGAAAAGTAAAAAGCTTTATGCTGGATGTGTTATGTCCACTTATAACTGAATCGGATATAGTTGGAAACGAGTTATTGGACATAATTCTCATGAATATTGTAGAGCCAAATAAGACTCAGAAAAAGAATGCTTACTTGTTAGCAAAAGAACTTGTGATTAAGTGCAGTGACACTCTAGAACCATATATTCAAGCG TTCTTTAATCACGTGCTGATTCttggaaaagaagagaaaggtCTACAGATATGTAAAAAAGTCTACGACTTGATATACGAATTGAATCACATTTGTCCTAGTGTTCTGCTATCCGTCCTACCACAGTTGGAATGTAAACTGAAATCATCTTTGGAAAACGAGAGGCTGGGTGCCGTAGCTTTACTTGCTAGAATGTTCTCAGAAAAAGGATCGCAGCTAGCTATACAGCATACCCAGCTGTGGCGAGCGTTTCTAGGTAGATTTAACGACATAAGCGTATCAATTCGCATAAAGTGTGTTCAGTATTCAATGCATTTCTTACTGAATCATTCGGAGCTCAGAAAAGACATTACCGATACATTGAAATTAAGGCAACATGATGCAGACGAAAGCGTAAGGTATGAAGTCGTCATGGCAATTGTTACCACCGCACGAAGAGATTTTGAAGTTGTGTCAGACAGTGAAGATCTGCTGGAATTTGTGAAGGAAAGAACACTGGACAAAAAA TTTAAAATTCGGAAAGAAGCTATGTCGGGATTGGCAATGATTTACAAAAAGCATCTCAACGACGCTGACGTACCTCAAGCTACAAAAAAGGCAGTGACTTGGATTaaagataaaattttgcaTGGATATTACATGGCTGGAATGGAAGACAGATTACTTGTCGAAAGGCTACTTAATACGTGTTTAGTGCCGTACCAACTAAGCCCAgaagagagaatgaaaaaattatatcactTATTGGGAACTATCGATGATCATGCATCCAAAGCATTTGTTGAGCTGCAAAAGCATCAATTAGC GGTGAGAAGATCTGTTGTCGAATGGGTTGAGATTACAAAGAAGCCAGAATCTCCCAGTCGTGATCGAGACTTGTTGGCCAAAGTTTCACAGATATCACGTTTTCTACCAGATCCAATGAAGGCACaagaatttttacagaaatttagCCTTCATATGAAGAAAGACCCGACATTGCTTCAAGGAATGGAAACCATTGTACAACCTAATGTTACCTGTAAAGAATGCGCTGAAACTACGAGTTTAGTCCTCAAGAAGCTGGGTCAACCGGTTATGACTAATCTATACTACAACACAATCAAAATGTTGTTAGAGAGAGTAAGCTCAGTCATGATAGATGAAGAAGCAATTCGG gTATTAATTGGATATGTCTTGGATTGTTTAAAAGGAGGTAATGTCATTGAAGAAGTCGGGTTGAATCCGAACAACGCTGGTGAAAAGGGATTGAGATTGCTTGtg ATTGTCAAAGAACTGCTGGTCAAGGAAAACAGTGAACAAACTACAGATGTTATAGAAGGAGACTGGTGTCGAGAAGATCAATTACCCGAAGAAACACGTTGCCGTTTAGAAGCATTAAAATGTATGGCCAGGTGGCTGTTGGGACTTAAAAGTGACGTTCTTTCTGCCCAAAAAACATTCAGAATGCTTAATGCATTTGTAGTAAATAAAGGTGACCTTTTGCAACAAGGCAGATTAAGTAGGGCAGAGATGAGCTGGCTCAGATTGCAGGCTGGGTGCTCGATGCTTAAGATATGCGAGCAGAAGGGAGTAGGAGACCAATTCACGGCGGAGCAATTCTACAATCTATCTCAACTCATGGTT GATGAAGTTCCACAGGTTAGAGAAGCTTTCGGAGGTAAACTTCACAAAGGTCTGGGCAGAGGGATACCAAATAAATGCTTACCTCTTGATTTTATGGGGTATTACGCACTTGCTGGTAAAGAGCAAGATAAGAGGCTGAAATATCTTTTGAAGacatacatgcaaacagacaTTAACAAGAGAAGAGACTATGTAAAAACACTCTCACTGGGAACAGTGGACAAAGCGATGG GTCAATTACCCCACATTTTACCAGACTACATGCTGGTATTTGCGGTGCCAATTCTGGCGCACGATCCCGAGTTCACAAACTATAATGACGTAAGCCAACTTAAGGTCATTCAGCAGTGTCTTTGGTACATCCTGGAGCCACTGATAACCAAAAATGAATTCTACTGTTACGGATTTTACAAAAACCTGAttgaacgaatgaaaagtCACAAGGATGCGTTGAAACCAGAGGATGACAATGTCAACTAT aaacTATGGGCTGTGTGTGATTTAGCTATGAATGTTATATTTTCGAAGACAACAAACTTCGATTTGAAAGAGTTCCCGAGTGAAACCCGCATTCCTACAATGTATTTCAAGAAGGCTGATGAACTCTTGgtaaattctaaaaattatcTGCCTGCTGAAATGCAAGTAAATATGTCCAGTCCCAAAGCAAAAGGTCTACTTCACAATACACACATGGGTAATGACAGGCCTCAACGTAGAACAAAATCGAAACAGCAAAAGGAAGTAGGCATTGGACCGAATGAAACAGACGCCAGA ctgcaaatcggagaaatGGAATGTATTGATGCACAG CCTGCAGAAGCATCAGAGACTAGAATCCAACTTCCTGGATTGGATGATGAg ATCGAAGAACCACCAGCCAAAAGAATGCACAGAGATtctgataaaattaatttgaagtGA
- the pds5 gene encoding sister chromatid cohesion protein PDS5 homolog B isoform X2 produces MSEIVYPQGCRSVTEDLGPDELIRRLKTLAHTLQAMGQDEGMYQQYIPLALHLAEDHFLMHQSKDVQLLIACCIADVLRVYAPEAPYKDADQVKTIFLFLIKQLSGLKDPKDPAFKRYFYLLENLAYVKSFNMCFELEDCQEIFCALFSLMFKIVNDEHSGKVKSFMLDVLCPLITESDIVGNELLDIILMNIVEPNKTQKKNAYLLAKELVIKCSDTLEPYIQAFFNHVLILGKEEKGLQICKKVYDLIYELNHICPSVLLSVLPQLECKLKSSLENERLGAVALLARMFSEKGSQLAIQHTQLWRAFLGRFNDISVSIRIKCVQYSMHFLLNHSELRKDITDTLKLRQHDADESVRYEVVMAIVTTARRDFEVVSDSEDLLEFVKERTLDKKFKIRKEAMSGLAMIYKKHLNDADVPQATKKAVTWIKDKILHGYYMAGMEDRLLVERLLNTCLVPYQLSPEERMKKLYHLLGTIDDHASKAFVELQKHQLAVRRSVVEWVEITKKPESPSRDRDLLAKVSQISRFLPDPMKAQEFLQKFSLHMKKDPTLLQGMETIVQPNVTCKECAETTSLVLKKLGQPVMTNLYYNTIKMLLERVSSVMIDEEAIRVLIGYVLDCLKGGNVIEEVGLNPNNAGEKGLRLLVMLSFVFGPHFLHADILMRLVNLLELDDEMVAPLVLSIFTFLGKYKSLSEVAPDIMNLMVPLCKTFAETGTPKQAKQAIRCLFVNMANIHDSIFPEIIERIKNTLTPTSEHYRTSIVTLGHIAYNLPDKYQIQIKNMVSRKIVKELLVKENSEQTTDVIEGDWCREDQLPEETRCRLEALKCMARWLLGLKSDVLSAQKTFRMLNAFVVNKGDLLQQGRLSRAEMSWLRLQAGCSMLKICEQKGVGDQFTAEQFYNLSQLMVDEVPQVREAFGGKLHKGLGRGIPNKCLPLDFMGYYALAGKEQDKRLKYLLKTYMQTDINKRRDYVKTLSLGTVDKAMGQLPHILPDYMLVFAVPILAHDPEFTNYNDVSQLKVIQQCLWYILEPLITKNEFYCYGFYKNLIERMKSHKDALKPEDDNVNYKLWAVCDLAMNVIFSKTTNFDLKEFPSETRIPTMYFKKADELLVNSKNYLPAEMQVNMSSPKAKGLLHNTHMGNDRPQRRTKSKQQKEVGIGPNETDARPAEASETRIQLPGLDDEIEEPPAKRMHRDSDKINLK; encoded by the exons CCCGAGGCTCCGTACAAAGATGCTGACcag gtgaagacaatatttttattcctcatCAAACAGCTGTCAGGTCTGAAGGATCCAAAAGATCCGGCTTTTAAGCGGTACTTTTACTTGCTTGAAAATTTGGCTTATGTGAAATCTTTTAATATGTGCTTCGAACTGGAAGATTGTCAAGAAATATTCTGCGCGTTGTTTTCACTCATGTTCAAAATAGTCAA CGACGAGCACTCTGGAAAAGTAAAAAGCTTTATGCTGGATGTGTTATGTCCACTTATAACTGAATCGGATATAGTTGGAAACGAGTTATTGGACATAATTCTCATGAATATTGTAGAGCCAAATAAGACTCAGAAAAAGAATGCTTACTTGTTAGCAAAAGAACTTGTGATTAAGTGCAGTGACACTCTAGAACCATATATTCAAGCG TTCTTTAATCACGTGCTGATTCttggaaaagaagagaaaggtCTACAGATATGTAAAAAAGTCTACGACTTGATATACGAATTGAATCACATTTGTCCTAGTGTTCTGCTATCCGTCCTACCACAGTTGGAATGTAAACTGAAATCATCTTTGGAAAACGAGAGGCTGGGTGCCGTAGCTTTACTTGCTAGAATGTTCTCAGAAAAAGGATCGCAGCTAGCTATACAGCATACCCAGCTGTGGCGAGCGTTTCTAGGTAGATTTAACGACATAAGCGTATCAATTCGCATAAAGTGTGTTCAGTATTCAATGCATTTCTTACTGAATCATTCGGAGCTCAGAAAAGACATTACCGATACATTGAAATTAAGGCAACATGATGCAGACGAAAGCGTAAGGTATGAAGTCGTCATGGCAATTGTTACCACCGCACGAAGAGATTTTGAAGTTGTGTCAGACAGTGAAGATCTGCTGGAATTTGTGAAGGAAAGAACACTGGACAAAAAA TTTAAAATTCGGAAAGAAGCTATGTCGGGATTGGCAATGATTTACAAAAAGCATCTCAACGACGCTGACGTACCTCAAGCTACAAAAAAGGCAGTGACTTGGATTaaagataaaattttgcaTGGATATTACATGGCTGGAATGGAAGACAGATTACTTGTCGAAAGGCTACTTAATACGTGTTTAGTGCCGTACCAACTAAGCCCAgaagagagaatgaaaaaattatatcactTATTGGGAACTATCGATGATCATGCATCCAAAGCATTTGTTGAGCTGCAAAAGCATCAATTAGC GGTGAGAAGATCTGTTGTCGAATGGGTTGAGATTACAAAGAAGCCAGAATCTCCCAGTCGTGATCGAGACTTGTTGGCCAAAGTTTCACAGATATCACGTTTTCTACCAGATCCAATGAAGGCACaagaatttttacagaaatttagCCTTCATATGAAGAAAGACCCGACATTGCTTCAAGGAATGGAAACCATTGTACAACCTAATGTTACCTGTAAAGAATGCGCTGAAACTACGAGTTTAGTCCTCAAGAAGCTGGGTCAACCGGTTATGACTAATCTATACTACAACACAATCAAAATGTTGTTAGAGAGAGTAAGCTCAGTCATGATAGATGAAGAAGCAATTCGG gTATTAATTGGATATGTCTTGGATTGTTTAAAAGGAGGTAATGTCATTGAAGAAGTCGGGTTGAATCCGAACAACGCTGGTGAAAAGGGATTGAGATTGCTTGtg ATGTTATCATTCGTTTTTGGCCCTCATTTCCTTCACGCCGACATACTAATGCGTTTGGTCAACTTGTTAGAGCTTGATGATGAAATGGTCGCACCATTGGTCCTGtctatatttacatttttggGAAAATATAAGTCATTGTCTGAGGTGGCCCCTGACATAATGAACCTCATGGTCCCTTTGTGTAAAACATTCGCTGAAACCGGTACTCCGAAACAAGCCAAACAGGCAATTAGGTGCTTGTTTGTTAATATGGCGAATATTCACGATTCCATATTCCCCGAAATCATTGAAAGGATCAAAAACACACTCACACCAACTTCAGAACATTACCGAACATCAATTGTTACATTGGGACATATCGCCTACAATTTGCCTGACAAGTATCAAATACAAATAAAGAATATGGTCTCTAGAAAG ATTGTCAAAGAACTGCTGGTCAAGGAAAACAGTGAACAAACTACAGATGTTATAGAAGGAGACTGGTGTCGAGAAGATCAATTACCCGAAGAAACACGTTGCCGTTTAGAAGCATTAAAATGTATGGCCAGGTGGCTGTTGGGACTTAAAAGTGACGTTCTTTCTGCCCAAAAAACATTCAGAATGCTTAATGCATTTGTAGTAAATAAAGGTGACCTTTTGCAACAAGGCAGATTAAGTAGGGCAGAGATGAGCTGGCTCAGATTGCAGGCTGGGTGCTCGATGCTTAAGATATGCGAGCAGAAGGGAGTAGGAGACCAATTCACGGCGGAGCAATTCTACAATCTATCTCAACTCATGGTT GATGAAGTTCCACAGGTTAGAGAAGCTTTCGGAGGTAAACTTCACAAAGGTCTGGGCAGAGGGATACCAAATAAATGCTTACCTCTTGATTTTATGGGGTATTACGCACTTGCTGGTAAAGAGCAAGATAAGAGGCTGAAATATCTTTTGAAGacatacatgcaaacagacaTTAACAAGAGAAGAGACTATGTAAAAACACTCTCACTGGGAACAGTGGACAAAGCGATGG GTCAATTACCCCACATTTTACCAGACTACATGCTGGTATTTGCGGTGCCAATTCTGGCGCACGATCCCGAGTTCACAAACTATAATGACGTAAGCCAACTTAAGGTCATTCAGCAGTGTCTTTGGTACATCCTGGAGCCACTGATAACCAAAAATGAATTCTACTGTTACGGATTTTACAAAAACCTGAttgaacgaatgaaaagtCACAAGGATGCGTTGAAACCAGAGGATGACAATGTCAACTAT aaacTATGGGCTGTGTGTGATTTAGCTATGAATGTTATATTTTCGAAGACAACAAACTTCGATTTGAAAGAGTTCCCGAGTGAAACCCGCATTCCTACAATGTATTTCAAGAAGGCTGATGAACTCTTGgtaaattctaaaaattatcTGCCTGCTGAAATGCAAGTAAATATGTCCAGTCCCAAAGCAAAAGGTCTACTTCACAATACACACATGGGTAATGACAGGCCTCAACGTAGAACAAAATCGAAACAGCAAAAGGAAGTAGGCATTGGACCGAATGAAACAGACGCCAGA CCTGCAGAAGCATCAGAGACTAGAATCCAACTTCCTGGATTGGATGATGAg ATCGAAGAACCACCAGCCAAAAGAATGCACAGAGATtctgataaaattaatttgaagtGA